TGCATTCTTGGCTCAGAATTCGCCTGAACTTTGATGATGATGGGCCGTGACATACTCTTGCTACTGGACACTTCTGGCTGGGCAGGAAGTTCTGGCTTTTGGGATGCAGATTTATGCAAGCTGTGTTTTGAATCTTTCTTTTTAGGAGGAGACGGCAGAATTTCCTCAGCACTAGTAGACGTTCTAGCAATGTCACTGTGCCTTTTCCTGTGCAACCTCTTGGATGAAGAAGGTTGGCTTGGTGAAAGAGAAACATCACTGGTTGAATAAATTGTATGCACAATGCTTTTAGAAGAATCTGAGGAGGCAGGTGAACTTGAAACAGGCACAGGTGTACTTGTAGCTGCAATAGCAGATGACACTAGCTGTGGACTGGAACCAGCAAGTGGCACAGAGGTCTGAACAGATGTTAAGGACACAGGGGCTGGCACAGCAACAGGAGCTGCCAGAACAGGGACAGGAATTGGAGCTTCAGCAGCAACTGATGATACAGGTGTAGTAAGGGAGGCAGGAGCTGACAATGACAATGGCGAAGTAATGGGAATCCCAGCAGAAACAATGGACCCAATGGGAGCAAGAACACAAGATGCTTGGCTGTCTGCACCAAGGGCAGATGTAATGGCTGGACTAGGTGCAGGTACAGGTGCCAGAGGTGGTGGCACAGATGGTAAAAATGGAGAGCTGCTGACTTCACTCTCACAAGCCACTTCAAGGGCTCCAATGTCTTCAACAGGCACCTCAGATAAATCATCTTGCAATGAAGCTACCAGTGAAGTCTGCATTGGGATAGTGAACACAGGATCCAGGTCGTTCTTGCCTTCAGCTGGTGCTGCGCTGATGACATCTGGAGCTTGCTCAGGCTCAAGAGCATCTTCACTAGGCACTTCAACTTCCTGTGCTACCTCTACTTCAATACAACTTCCGAGGTTCAGCTGTTCCATGAACTTTTCATATTCAGAAGTCAAGTCCTTGTCAGCCCCAAGTGGTGTCATCTGACTGGTTGCCATGCACACTAATTCCTCTGGCAAAGCAGTCGTGCTTGGGCTGGCAGCAACAGCTACATCTTCCTTTGGCTCTTCTGCTTTCATGATGGTTCCCGCTTGGGGTTCGCGATTCTCAGCTACAGTTTTTATGGCTCTTTCCACCTGTAGTTCACGATTCTCAGCTACGGTTTTCGTGCATCTTTCTGCCTGTAGTTCACTTTTCTCAGCCACGGTTTTCATTGCTCTTTCCGCCTGTCGTTCACTTTTCTCAGCTACGGTTTTCGTGGCTCTTTCCACCTGTCGTTCACTTTTCTCTGCTATGGTTTTCATAGCTCCTTTCGCCTGTCGTTCACTTTTCTCAGCTACGGTTTTCGTGGCTCTTTCCACCTGTCGTTCAGTTTTCTCAGCTACAGCTTTCATAGCTCTTTCCGCCAGTCGTTCACTTTTCTCAGCTACGGTTTTCATGGCTCTTTCCGCCTGCCGTTCACTTTTCTCAGCTACAGTTTTCATGGCTCTTTCCACCTGTCGTTCACTTTTCTCAGCTGCAGTTTTCATGGCTCTTTCCGCCTGTCGTTCACTTTTCTCAGCTACGGTTTTCATGGCTCTTTCCACCTGTCGTTCACTTTTCTCAGCTGCAGTTTTCAGTGGCTCTTTCCGCCTGTCGTTCACTTTTCTCTGCTACAGGTTTCGTGGCTCTTTCTGCCTGTAGTTCACTTTTCTCATCTGCAGTTTTCGTGGCTATTTCCGCCTGTAGTTCACTTTTCTCAGCTATGGTTTTCATGGCTCTTTCCGCCTGCCGTTCACTTTTCTCAGCTACGGTTTTCATGGCTCTTTCCACCTGTCGGTCACTTTTCTCAGCTGCAGTTTTCGTGGCTCTTTCTGCCTGTAGTTCACTTTTCTCAGCTGCAATTTTCATGGCTCTTTCCGCCTGTAGTTCACTTTTCTCAGCTATGGTTTTCGTAGCTCTTTCTGCTTGTAGTTTGCTTTTCTCAGCTACGGTTTTCTTGACTCTTTCCGCCTGTCGTTCACTTTTCTCAGCTACGGTTTTCGTGGCTCTTTCCACCTGTTGTTCGCTTTTCTCAGCTACAGTTTTCATGGCTCTTTCCGCCTGTCGTTCACTTTTCTCAGCTACGGTTTTCATGGCTCTTTCCGTCTGCAGTTCACTTTTCTCAACTACACTTTCCACAGTTTCTACATGAGCGTTTTCAATGTCCGCTATGATCTCGTTTGTGATACGTGAACTGTACTCCAAGAAACGAGTTTCTTCCAGAGAAGTCTCAGTATTTGAAAGTAGGTCGACCATATCGTCAGAAACATCCATAGCATTAGGTGAGGGCACGTTCTCTTCTTTCTCTATCTCCGGCAGCCTGACCTCTTCCTGACTGGAGCGTAAAACTTTATCCTCCATAAAACATTTTCTTGGACGAGTTGGTTCATTACTGACTTGTTTTTTCGTGCTACTGTTTTTTCCTTCATCCTCCCATTTATGTTCCTTAGCAGCTTCTTTTTCTGCACTTTCTACTGTCGTTTCAGGTTCAGCTGTCAATTGCATTTTGTCTTGCAATGATTCTCTCTTTACTGGTACAGCAAGTGGTGATTTTGATGGCACCTCCGTGTTCACTTCTGGTGGTTCACGCTCTGGGGTTCTTGGCACAGTACCTTTTGAGTGGTGTGTTGCACCAAGAGCTTCTGAACTGGCTAGCGTGGTTTCAACACTGCACTGTTTGGCTGCGTCCAACTCTGTGTTTGCCCACTGATCGCTGATTGCCATTTCTTCAGGCACATCCTCCTGATCAGCCTTGGAGTGACTTATTTCATTTTCAGAGTCCAGATCCTTTGCTGGCACTTCTGGACTGTCCATGTTATCGTACAGGCACTGCAAAGCCTGAAGTCCTGACATTGCATTGAGGTCGGGAGATACAAGGTCAGTGACATCTGATTCCTTTACTGCTTCCCTAGAAGGTGACGTTACTTTCTTTCTATCTGGAGCATCCAGCGGTACTTCCTTTTTCGACTTGTGTACTCTACTACGGCCGTCCTTTTTTGCAGAATCTTTTGGCACTTCGCgaatgtctttcttttcttctttttcctcagAATTACTAGCTACAGAAGTCCTTTTCTCCTTCTTTACATATGCTACACTGATCTTGCCATAAATAGGGTTGCAGCCATATGAAATAAATGGTTTGCTGTTAGTATATCTAATAAGAGCCATAGGCCagctgatttctttctttcgatCAGCTGTTTTCACTTTGATGCAGTCGCTGCCTTCTTTCCGTGCTTTTTCTAATGCTTCACCTTTAAGTCTCTCCCTCTCTTTTGGGTCCAAAATGGCCTCTTCCTTAGCTTTTTTTGCTCCTTCTTGGTCTTCCTtttttgttctttcctttttggtCTTCTCCTGCTTTGTAACAGACCTTCTATGCTCTGCAGTAGTGGTATTGGACTTAGGCAATCGATGACTGGTTCCTCTGCTATCAACCTTGTTTGCTCTTGGTGCATCCTGCTCGGAGGCTCTTTTCTTACATGCAGGCTCATTACTTGGAGATGGCTCACTCTTCCTTTTATGCTCCTTACTTCTCTTGCTGTCAAGTTTGTCGGTTGCTTTGTCATCACTCGTAGGCCAGCGACTGCTTGATGGGCAGTCCTTCTTGTCTTTTTTTGTATCACTGTGCTCAGTGCTATCTCGGCGCTCAGTACTGACAGGGCACTCAATGTGGTGCTCTGCACTGCTACGGCGCTCGGCAATGGCATTGCAGGGACTCTTGCTTGAAGGCATCTCAACAGTTTTTTTGGTTGAAGGTTCACAAGTTCCCTTGGCTGGGCCACTTGTAATAACTTTAGTAGCAACAAAATCAAGCTTCTTGGCTTCATTATCATCAACTTTATTTTTATGTGAACATTTAGAATGCTCTGTAGTCTTGCTGGGTGCATCTGCAGCACCAATACGTGCTTCATCCACATCAGATGTGTTTTTTTCAATTTTCAAATGTTGATCTTTGAGTTCACAGGGGACATCAGCGACATTCTTTGAGGACAGTTCTTCTAAACCTTTAACACTGCAGCTCTGTTGCAGCTTATCcgaagcttgcttgcttgtttgtgcATCATATGCAGGTTCAATTGGCTCAAGGTGAAAGGTCGTTAGCACATTCAAATCTTTGTCAGCTTTTGCTGCCTCCTTCACGATAACTTGCTCGGTGGGACCTCTTGAAGCACTAATTTCCTTGACAAGCTCCTGTGGTGGTTTTGAGTCTTCAGCTGTGCGTGCGGCATGTGACACACTCCCAATGTGGAATGTACTGCCTGAATGCTCCGAGGTCTGGGTTGTTTGCTTGCCTATGGTCAGTATGCTATCAATGCCAGCAGTCTGTGTGAGCATGGTGGCACATGCTTGCACAGTCTTGGCAGTCTGTGCCTTCTTCGCCATTCTAGCCATTTTTTCCTTAAGCATCTTGGACTTCAGCTTCAGtttcttcctctttttcttcAGTTTCTGAGGGCActccgaagaagaagaagaggatgaAGATGATGAGCTGCTAGAGCTGCTTGAACTAGAGCTGGAAGAAGACGAGCTGCTGGAACTCTCAGAGTCTGAGCCACTGCCTGAACTGCTTGAGCTACCACTCGTGCCTGAACTGCTGCTACGTGATGAACttgaagatgatgatgaggaggaggacgatgacgatgatgagcTCGAACTAGATGCTTTAGGCCTcctctttcgtttctttttcttcttttcctgtgGCTTGTCTTTTGCGGTCTTCCGCTTCTCCTTAGCTGCCTTGGCAGTTTTCTCCTTGACAGGGGCTATGAGGTCCATGGTTGATAACTCTGTGCTTTCAGGCTTTGGCTTCTTCAGTTTACTTGCTTTGCTAGTCTTTCTGTTATTTCCTGAAACTTCTGCCTTGCTTTCCGAGTTCTGTCTCTGCACTGTCACAAGGGCGCTTTTCTTGGTAGCTTCTATTTCCTCTAAGAACTTCTGCTGTGCCTTAATGGGATCATCACAACTTCCAGAGTCATCACTAGCTTCCTTAAGCTTCTCAGTTTGACTTTCAAGTTGTTTCTGACCAACTGCTTCGGTGTCTTCATGAGTTTTCTGTGCTTCTTCAGGCAACAGTTTGTCAATGCATATCTGTGATGGGGAATCAGACTTCGGCATCTGGCAAAGTTTGCTCTGACTGTCACTTTCATCCAACTTGACAGAGCAGGTTGCTAAAAAGATGTGTTGCTCAGCAATGTCGTCACCACGAGTCTCAATCTTGTCATCACAAAGTGACACCTTCTCAGTCAACACTGTTGAAAGCTTACATGGTGAATGCTGAAACATGTCTGCACTATCACAACTGTCTGCTTCTCCAAGAGTGTCGAGCGGGCTGTCCTCGCACATTAGGTTTAACACTGGCTCATTTTTTTCTACGCATGCACCTGCTTCATCAGGTTTTTTATGGCATACAGTTTGCGAAGTGCTCAAATCGGAAGCTTGCTTTTTGTCTTGCTTGCAAGTGGTTTCTGGCGAACGTCTGGGCCCTCTAGCAGCCTTCTCTTCTTCTTCATCCTGTTGATCACCAGTAGATTCCTCCTCACCATTCACTGCTTCTGTAGTGCCATCATCCTGAGGTGCTTCTGGACTCGAAGCCTGTGGCTCTGCACTTGCTGTTTCCATCCGTACTGTGTCCTCCTTCTTATGGTCGTTAGTAGTGGCAtgcttttctttgcttttctTGTCATCTGCCGACTTCTCCTTTTTCTTCTGGCTGTCAGCATTGCTTCTTGCACGGCCCTTTGAGTAACTTACTCGCTCCCTGCTCGGTGACCGCTGTTTGGCTTCCTTCCCACCCTTATGAGTGGCTCTGTCTTTGCCTCTATCCTTGGACTTGCTCCTCCGCCGCTCCCTCGACCTGCTCCTTCTTGTGTCCTTGGCATGGCTTGCCTTTTTGTCTCTAGAGCGACTTCGCTTTCCATCCTTGGACCTGCTCCTCTTTTTATCTCGTGGGGAACGGCTGCGGTGGCGCTCTCGTGATCGCCCCCTTCGTCGATCCCTGGATCTACTTCTCCTTCGCTCCCTTGAGTGGCTTCGTTTCTTGTCTTTTGAACGACTCCTTTTACGTTCACGGGAACGACTTTTCCTGTCTCTGGAGTGCTTAACGCTGCGAGGACTTCTGCCGCGATCCTTCTTTTCTGTTTTGGCACCACTAGTTGCACTCTCTTTCTTCTTGCTGCCATTTCGAGATGAGACATCGAGAGACTCTGTCTTGCTTTTGGCAGACCCTTCACTCTTGTCACTAACTTTAGAAGGCTGCTGCTTTTTCTTCGCATCTCCACGACTTTCTTCAGAATATGCTTTACTGCCTGTGACATCAACTGGTTTCTTGGTTCCATCCTGTGactcatttttaatttttttctctggAACTCCTTCCACTGCATCATCAGGAAGCTTGAGCTCAAACTTATCACTCTTCAAAAACTTCACAAATTCGAACTTTGGCTTCACCTTAAACCTCTTGGGAGGGGCCACAAAGTAAAAGTTACTGTCTTCCTGCTGCTCAGGTTCGGTGGATGGCTTCTCGTTTTTCTCAGGTTCTTCGGCGCTTTTACTCTCAGCAGCACCCGCCTGTGCCTCTTCACTTGTTGTAGCTGCAGCAGTCACTTCTGGGCCTTCCTCATCAGGCTGGTCATCGTCTTCCTTGAACAGCGCACTTGAAATGGGGGCCACTTTTCCAATGTTTTTCCGAGCAAAGCTGAATGACAAGGCACCCTTGACTGGCTTTGTGACTGTAGTAGCTGCCCTCTTCACTTCGAGGGCTTTCTGCAGGGGCTGGTTTGAAGTCAAAGAGAATGCGATGAGTCGCTTCTTTGCCAACGCTTTGCCAATGAGCAGCTTAGACTTGGACTCCTCGATGAGGGGTGGCTCTGTTGCAGGCAAGAGAACCTCCGTAGGTGGGGTAGGTGGGGTAGGAGGTGGAGGCACCTCGGACACCAAGGGCTGTGGCAGCTCGGACACTGAAGGCTGTGGCAAGTCGGGCACCGTAGGTTGTGGCAACTCAGGCAGAGCAGGCTCTGGAAGAGCAGGTGTGGGCTCTTCTGGCGAGTACTTCTCTTGACCAGGGTCTAAGATGGTAAGACCTAAAAATGGAGGTGGGGGTGGGGGAGGTGGAATGTCGGTGGGAAGGGGAATCTCACTAGGCAGTGGTGGCAGTTCGAATATGTTAGAATCGGCAAAGAATGTTGTTTGCGGGAtgtttgcttcttcttcttgttcgtCTTCTGGCACACTTCCTGGTGGACTCTGAGCTTGGCTGTCAAGGTCTTGTTCCTTTTTCGCATTGATTTCATCGTCACTTGAATTGGCATTGCTGGAGTCCTGCTGGCTTTCGTCGGCATCCTGCTGGCTTTCATCGGCATCCTGCTGGCTTTCATCTGCTTCCTGCTGGTTTTCATCTGCTTCCTGCTGGTTTTCATCGGCTTCCTGCTGACTTTCATTAATGTCTTGCTGGCATTCATCAATGTCTTGCTGGCATTCATCGATGTCTTGCTGGCATTCATTAGTGTCCTGCTGGTATTCGTCACTGTCATAGAAAGTGGGAGACTGTGATGATGCTTGTGGCTTTGTTTCATCAACGTAGTCCACCTGCTGGAAACGTCCTCTAAACTTTTCTCCAGTTCCCATTTCGGTGGGTCCCCTATAGCAAGGAAACAGCAATcattttttttagagagagagtCAGCACAACAGCATGATAAAAAATAAACATGAAGGGCTAATTCTTTAGTTTAGGAATGAGTAAACTTGGGCATGTATTTATTTGAACACTCAACTGATGGTTAATAAATAAAGCAAACACAGTGAAACATTTGTAAATATGCAGGCCTTGCAATTATAGACCAGGCCCCATCATAGGGGGCGGACAGGACTCTCACATGAGAGAGACAGCACGTCTTCCTGGAGTTTA
This Dermacentor silvarum isolate Dsil-2018 chromosome 6, BIME_Dsil_1.4, whole genome shotgun sequence DNA region includes the following protein-coding sequences:
- the LOC119456799 gene encoding serine-rich adhesin for platelets-like isoform X32 gives rise to the protein MAERFSRFHEVRDYQGKGVDVYDDNLIELEQSSLAEPITQDNLGYQLLLRHGWKSGQGLGKNEQGRTDPLPIILKEDIMGFGRMEMEMDYAEETTEKRRTLEIEKEETEELKLKYKAVQEKEKVVQEALATLKANFYCDLCDKQYTKHQEFDNHINSYDHAHKQRLKELKQREFGRNVLSKVKREDKGREKEQRRLQHLAELRAHVAVMRGPTEMGTGEKFRGRFQQVDYVDETKPQASSQSPTFYDSDEYQQDTNECQQDIDECQQDIDECQQDINESQQEADENQQEADENQQEADESQQDADESQQDADESQQDSSNANSSDDEINAKKEQDLDSQAQSPPGSVPEDEQEEEANIPQTTFFADSNIFELPPLPSEIPLPTDIPPPPPPPPFLGLTILDPGQEKYSPEEPTPALPEPALPELPQPTVPDLPQPSVSELPQPLVSEVPPPPTPPTPPTEVLLPATEPPLIEESKSKLLIGKALAKKRLIAFSLTSNQPLQKALEVKRAATTVTKPVKGALSFSFARKNIGKVAPISSALFKEDDDQPDEEGPEVTAAATTSEEAQAGAAESKSAEEPEKNEKPSTEPEQQEDSNFYFVAPPKRFKVKPKFEFVKFLKSDKFELKLPDDAVEGVPEKKIKNESQDGTKKPVDVTGSKAYSEESRGDAKKKQQPSKVSDKSEGSAKSKTESLDVSSRNGSKKKESATSGAKTEKKDRGRSPRSVKHSRDRKSRSRERKRSRSKDKKRSHSRERRRSRSRDRRRGRSRERHRSRSPRDKKRSRSKDGKRSRSRDKKASHAKDTRRSRSRERRRSKSKDRGKDRATHKGGKEAKQRSPSRERVSYSKGRARSNADSQKKKEKSADDKKSKEKHATTNDHKKEDTVRMETASAEPQASSPEAPQDDGTTEAVNGEEESTGDQQDEEEEKAARGPRRSPETTCKQDKKQASDLSTSQTVCHKKPDEAGACVEKNEPVLNLMCEDSPLDTLGEADSCDSADMFQHSPCKLSTVLTEKVSLCDDKIETRGDDIAEQHIFLATCSVKLDESDSQSKLCQMPKSDSPSQICIDKLLPEEAQKTHEDTEAVGQKQLESQTEKLKEASDDSGSCDDPIKAQQKFLEEIEATKKSALVTVQRQNSESKAEVSGNNRKTSKASKLKKPKPESTELSTMDLIAPVKEKTAKAAKEKRKTAKDKPQEKKKKKRKRRPKASSSSSSSSSSSSSSSSSSSSRSSSSGTSGSSSSSGSGSDSESSSSSSSSSSSSSSSSSSSSSSSSSSSECPQKLKKKRKKLKLKSKMLKEKMARMAKKAQTAKTVQACATMLTQTAGIDSILTIGKQTTQTSEHSGSTFHIGSVSHAARTAEDSKPPQELVKEISASRGPTEQVIVKEAAKADKDLNVLTTFHLEPIEPAYDAQTSKQASDKLQQSCSVKGLEELSSKNVADVPCELKDQHLKIEKNTSDVDEARIGAADAPSKTTEHSKCSHKNKVDDNEAKKLDFVATKVITSGPAKGTCEPSTKKTVEMPSSKSPCNAIAERRSSAEHHIECPVSTERRDSTEHSDTKKDKKDCPSSSRWPTSDDKATDKLDSKRSKEHKRKSEPSPSNEPACKKRASEQDAPRANKVDSRGTSHRLPKSNTTTAEHRRSVTKQEKTKKERTKKEDQEGAKKAKEEAILDPKERERLKGEALEKARKEGSDCIKVKTADRKKEISWPMALIRYTNSKPFISYGCNPIYGKISVAYVKKEKRTSVASNSEEKEEKKDIREVPKDSAKKDGRSRVHKSKKEVPLDAPDRKKVTSPSREAVKESDVTDLVSPDLNAMSGLQALQCLYDNMDSPEVPAKDLDSENEISHSKADQEDVPEEMAISDQWANTELDAAKQCSVETTLASSEALGATHHSKGTVPRTPEREPPEVNTEVPSKSPLAVPVKRESLQDKMQLTAEPETTVESAEKEAAKEHKWEDEGKNSSTKKQVSNEPTRPRKCFMEDKVLRSSQEEVRLPEIEKEENVPSPNAMDVSDDMVDLLSNTETSLEETRFLEYSSRITNEIIADIENAHVETVESVVEKSELQTERAMKTVAEKSERQAERAMKTVAEKSEQQVERAMKTVAEKSERQVERAMKTVAEKSERQAERAMKTVAEKSERLAERAMKAVAEKTERQVERATKTVAEKSERQAKGAMKTIAEKSERQVERATKTVAEKSERQAERAMKTVAEKSELQAERCTKTVAENRELQVERAIKTVAENREPQAGTIMKAEEPKEDVAVAASPSTTALPEELVCMATSQMTPLGADKDLTSEYEKFMEQLNLGSCIEVEVAQEVEVPSEDALEPEQAPDVISAAPAEGKNDLDPVFTIPMQTSLVASLQDDLSEVPVEDIGALEVACESEVSSSPFLPSVPPPLAPVPAPSPAITSALGADSQASCVLAPIGSIVSAGIPITSPLSLSAPASLTTPVSSVAAEAPIPVPVLAAPVAVPAPVSLTSVQTSVPLAGSSPQLVSSAIAATSTPVPVSSSPASSDSSKSIVHTIYSTSDVSLSPSQPSSSKRLHRKRHSDIARTSTSAEEILPSPPKKKDSKHSLHKSASQKPELPAQPEVSSSKSMSRPIIIKVQANSEPRMQSAAPQISQAENVDGLECLPAEQSAPEVCAEVEVGSDVCTEEQVKFASSDDMFVTIVDTEDICLAAVEEVACSSSDDLGSGLAVPAEQPEEKESSPPPPPPPPRYLRLKPRKGSSSSVSSSSSVEEVPPPPPPPPRPPVRCLVLPPPPAGILLPAGRGTLSNEPKKSVTFADGIPPGKEPPSSGGAPSPPPPPPPPPRERKHRTKVKVIIPSSVADSLPPPPPPPKRPPPPPAATAPALATASAAASAVAAAVASAAAPTPPVAVETVAAAYPQYQVHLPQQTYPAAGYTVPYSSYPAAGYAYTATTHLGQTVAYTYAPGQAAHQAMPMQQVQQVPPQQHLYANATAASYVYHPHQIVQAGPAVMQPQQLQQAHLPPPPPPPVGQLPPRPPT
- the LOC119456799 gene encoding serine-rich adhesin for platelets-like isoform X41; translation: MAERFSRFHEVRDYQGKGVDVYDDNLIELEQSSLAEPITQDNLGYQLLLRHGWKSGQGLGKNEQGRTDPLPIILKEDIMGFGRMEMEMDYAEETTEKRRTLEIEKEETEELKLKYKAVQEKEKVVQEALATLKANFYCDLCDKQYTKHQEFDNHINSYDHAHKQRLKELKQREFGRNVLSKVKREDKGREKEQRRLQHLAELRAHVAVMRGPTEMGTGEKFRGRFQQVDYVDETKPQASSQSPTFYDSDEYQQDTNECQQDIDECQQDIDECQQDINESQQEADENQQEADENQQEADESQQDADESQQDADESQQDSSNANSSDDEINAKKEQDLDSQAQSPPGSVPEDEQEEEANIPQTTFFADSNIFELPPLPSEIPLPTDIPPPPPPPPFLGLTILDPGQEKYSPEEPTPALPEPALPELPQPTVPDLPQPSVSELPQPLVSEVPPPPTPPTPPTEVLLPATEPPLIEESKSKLLIGKALAKKRLIAFSLTSNQPLQKALEVKRAATTVTKPVKGALSFSFARKNIGKVAPISSALFKEDDDQPDEEGPEVTAAATTSEEAQAGAAESKSAEEPEKNEKPSTEPEQQEDSNFYFVAPPKRFKVKPKFEFVKFLKSDKFELKLPDDAVEGVPEKKIKNESQDGTKKPVDVTGSKAYSEESRGDAKKKQQPSKVSDKSEGSAKSKTESLDVSSRNGSKKKESATSGAKTEKKDRGRSPRSVKHSRDRKSRSRERKRSRSKDKKRSHSRERRRSRSRDRRRGRSRERHRSRSPRDKKRSRSKDGKRSRSRDKKASHAKDTRRSRSRERRRSKSKDRGKDRATHKGGKEAKQRSPSRERVSYSKGRARSNADSQKKKEKSADDKKSKEKHATTNDHKKEDTVRMETASAEPQASSPEAPQDDGTTEAVNGEEESTGDQQDEEEEKAARGPRRSPETTCKQDKKQASDLSTSQTVCHKKPDEAGACVEKNEPVLNLMCEDSPLDTLGEADSCDSADMFQHSPCKLSTVLTEKVSLCDDKIETRGDDIAEQHIFLATCSVKLDESDSQSKLCQMPKSDSPSQICIDKLLPEEAQKTHEDTEAVGQKQLESQTEKLKEASDDSGSCDDPIKAQQKFLEEIEATKKSALVTVQRQNSESKAEVSGNNRKTSKASKLKKPKPESTELSTMDLIAPVKEKTAKAAKEKRKTAKDKPQEKKKKKRKRRPKASSSSSSSSSSSSSSSSSSSSRSSSSGTSGSSSSSGSGSDSESSSSSSSSSSSSSSSSSSSSSSSSSSSECPQKLKKKRKKLKLKSKMLKEKMARMAKKAQTAKTVQACATMLTQTAGIDSILTIGKQTTQTSEHSGSTFHIGSVSHAARTAEDSKPPQELVKEISASRGPTEQVIVKEAAKADKDLNVLTTFHLEPIEPAYDAQTSKQASDKLQQSCSVKGLEELSSKNVADVPCELKDQHLKIEKNTSDVDEARIGAADAPSKTTEHSKCSHKNKVDDNEAKKLDFVATKVITSGPAKGTCEPSTKKTVEMPSSKSPCNAIAERRSSAEHHIECPVSTERRDSTEHSDTKKDKKDCPSSSRWPTSDDKATDKLDSKRSKEHKRKSEPSPSNEPACKKRASEQDAPRANKVDSRGTSHRLPKSNTTTAEHRRSVTKQEKTKKERTKKEDQEGAKKAKEEAILDPKERERLKGEALEKARKEGSDCIKVKTADRKKEISWPMALIRYTNSKPFISYGCNPIYGKISVAYVKKEKRTSVASNSEEKEEKKDIREVPKDSAKKDGRSRVHKSKKEVPLDAPDRKKVTSPSREAVKESDVTDLVSPDLNAMSGLQALQCLYDNMDSPEVPAKDLDSENEISHSKADQEDVPEEMAISDQWANTELDAAKQCSVETTLASSEALGATHHSKGTVPRTPEREPPEVNTEVPSKSPLAVPVKRESLQDKMQLTAEPETTVESAEKEAAKEHKWEDEGKNSSTKKQVSNEPTRPRKCFMEDKVLRSSQEEVRLPEIEKEENVPSPNAMDVSDDMVDLLSNTETSLEETRFLEYSSRITNEIIADIENAHVETVESVVEKSELQTERAMKTVAEKSERQAERAEKSERQAERAMKTVAEKSERLAERAMKAVAEKTERQVERATKTVAEKSERQAKGAMKTIAEKSERQVERATKTVAEKSERQAERAMKTVAEKSELQAERCTKTVAENRELQVERAIKTVAENREPQAGTIMKAEEPKEDVAVAASPSTTALPEELVCMATSQMTPLGADKDLTSEYEKFMEQLNLGSCIEVEVAQEVEVPSEDALEPEQAPDVISAAPAEGKNDLDPVFTIPMQTSLVASLQDDLSEVPVEDIGALEVACESEVSSSPFLPSVPPPLAPVPAPSPAITSALGADSQASCVLAPIGSIVSAGIPITSPLSLSAPASLTTPVSSVAAEAPIPVPVLAAPVAVPAPVSLTSVQTSVPLAGSSPQLVSSAIAATSTPVPVSSSPASSDSSKSIVHTIYSTSDVSLSPSQPSSSKRLHRKRHSDIARTSTSAEEILPSPPKKKDSKHSLHKSASQKPELPAQPEVSSSKSMSRPIIIKVQANSEPRMQSAAPQISQAENVDGLECLPAEQSAPEVCAEVEVGSDVCTEEQVKFASSDDMFVTIVDTEDICLAAVEEVACSSSDDLGSGLAVPAEQPEEKESSPPPPPPPPRYLRLKPRKGSSSSVSSSSSVEEVPPPPPPPPRPPVRCLVLPPPPAGILLPAGRGTLSNEPKKSVTFADGIPPGKEPPSSGGAPSPPPPPPPPPRERKHRTKVKVIIPSSVADSLPPPPPPPKRPPPPPAATAPALATASAAASAVAAAVASAAAPTPPVAVETVAAAYPQYQVHLPQQTYPAAGYTVPYSSYPAAGYAYTATTHLGQTVAYTYAPGQAAHQAMPMQQVQQVPPQQHLYANATAASYVYHPHQIVQAGPAVMQPQQLQQAHLPPPPPPPVGQLPPRPPT